A window of Watersipora subatra chromosome 10, tzWatSuba1.1, whole genome shotgun sequence genomic DNA:
CACGCAACCTTGAACGTTTGATATTATGggtgctctctctctctctcgataCGTTTTATTTTGTACACTCTTAAATTGTGCACTCCTAAACTCAGTCGCTGAAGAGATAATTATTGTTTGTGGCTGATCTATTGGTGTACGCGTTGTGTTATACTGAAAATACTCCATTCACTAAGTATATTATGATTTATTTACCATGAATGACAGCAAGGTAGAATACAACATTTAAGCCGATTTGCTTTTATCTGTGCCCGTGATAGCTGCACTATAAAACATACTCACATGCAAGCTACTGCTTAGCGATATATATGTAGTACCGCGGTCGTACTTGCTTAATCGCGCACCCCAAAGAGAGGGAGAATCTGATGCGAAGTCTAGATCAAACTAATGACCTTAAAGAGCCCTAATGTACTTAATAGCACATAAGCATTCCCCTGTTAAGAATGCCAACAATTGTCTAAACTTGCTGGATGCTTTGGGCGTTGCGATTTGTGTTGATCGTTAAAACAATCAGTGCAGCTATAATCTATGTAATGTCTAATGTAATTTCCAGAATACGGATAATGACGATAATTATCATGCATTGAACATAAATTATACCAATATTTGAGCACCTGATTGATTAGTTGGTGCTACTAATAGAGAGATCAAATGAGTAGATGAATTGTTTGAAATTACAGATCAGCACAACCTAATTTTCACCCGTAAAATGAGCTGTGTAATGTGTAAGGGTCTTTAATTTTTGCTTTCCAACATAATTTTCTTTAACTGTATCTTTTAATTACACCATAATCTTGTTGTGAGTTACCGATGAATAGGATAATGCGAACCATGATTTTTTTCAAGTTGAAATTAGCAAACTGGTTTCTCAATTTACGTAAAAATCATGCGGTTAGTAAATCTGAACAATTAATTAAAAGTAGTATCCAACTCAGAATTCAATATGTATTGGACTCCACTCACTACATGCAATATACTTCGAAAGACACAAAGACTACACAAGCAGTCTCTCTTTTTCTCCGTCACCTCATTAGAAGAAGTAACCAAATAAGTACCATCACCTTATTACTTCAAATTGGTTTCAAGTCAGTTAAGTGTTGGGATTGAACGTAATTATGCTCAATGGCATGTCTAAGCCGTATCTACGTTATTTTTGTTTCTCCTGAGTTGTCTCATAAGAGCATTATCGCTATACTGAGCGTAAGAGTTGTCTCCCTGCTGATCACACGTAAAACTAGAGCCCTTATTCTGAGATCTAGTACTCCACTAGCTGTACAACATTGTGGCCATTCTTGTTTTGGCTACTTATGCTTGCAGCCATTTATGCGGGTGGCGTCCAACTGGACCGTGTATTAGCTTACCCACTTATTAGCTGATATTTCTTCACTCAAAAGGAAACCGCGAAATCTTAGGCATGAATAAGCAGTTTCTGTTTTACCGGCTACATCACCAGCGGCGCCTCaaatgtttgtttacaaacaaaGGCAAAGTAGAAATCATCAAAACATTTGTAGAATGCTTTGCGTGAAAGTTTAGAAAATTTGTGCTGTTCTTGCTGAGCTCTGTTCTGCTGCTCCTGGTTACATGTTATTTGCTGCTTCTAGCAAATAGCTTTTACTGGAGAAGAGTTCTAATGTTTCCTGTGTAGCCTTTTATACAGCGTAGTTTAGAAATGTTCTCACTCAATCTACTACACAAAGGAGAGCTATTCTCAGTTAAATCTTCTACAAATACTAGCATTCCAGTCTTTTATTTATGCACTTTTGGTATCTTGAAGTACTCTTTACATAGCTGCATGTATATATCAAATGTCAGCCAATTAACATTGAGCGGTAGTAGTAACTAGCAGCaaggttattatatatatgtttttttaatttatgagGGAATTGTATACATTTGCATTGTGAACTGTTTATTACCTATAACAAATTACCTTGCATTTTGCCTAATTTTTATACTTAGAAAAAACAGATAAACAATATCGCAACTGAACAACAGTTGCTACAGTTCTGTTAATGGTTATGAATGGGATAAGAACGAATAAACCTgcagataaaatattttattcaaaatatatgTTGAGTTTCAACATTGCATTTTGATGTAACTTTACATCTACATCAAGTGATATGTGCTCACAACAGTCCTGCTTGTACAATATTCACTCGTAGATGCTAAAAGTTTTTTCATAGTATAGTAAAACAAATCTTTAAAATAGAAAGTCACGCACGAGGCAAGGTAACAAATATAAAGTGTCTCACATGAGTAGTAAGACTTGCCATGGTTACCTAATTCAGGTTAAATTTGATACAATTGTGGCAGATATAAGTACAAGACCGGCtagattaaaaatgaaatttgagTGAATGAGACGGTTGAGTAATACATTAAAACTGTTGTTAACACTGAAGAATTGTAGCTCAAGTAAAGCAAATGGTGTGTGAAGAACAGAAACTACTTTGCTGAACATTGTTTGTTCTCTAAGTGAATACTTGTACTTGTAACAAAACGGCAATCCCAGAAAGAAAAAATTACTTGAACATGTCTAAATGCAAGCTTGGGCAGGCATGTGGCAATAGTCCTCAGGAAATCTTTGTTActgttaaattatatattaatatacattatatttctatttttgtgaGAAACACGACCTTGCCGTGATGGGAGTAATAACAAACTTTTAGTATCTGTGGTTGGCAAACAACGATTGAATGGCTAAACAATTTAATTTGAATACAGATACGAAAAGTAGTTTTATCATTTGTAAAGATGATGATCAGTACCAAAAATGAGTTTGGTACAAAAGTGGTCACCTTTATTTATCCTAGTGCATTCTCTTGAAAGTTAAATATAGTGAACCTGGATCAAGTTCCACCAGTAATGGTATGAATGTGTGTAGGCGCTGACACTCATTTGTCTAATCAATGACGTTGGCTTTGGACAGCTCAGAATTTGCTCTTGCCGATGTTGTTTTAAGAAAATCCTGAATCGTAATAATTCTAGTCAATTCAGTCAAATCTCAAGATATAAAGCCAACCATTTCtaatgttttttttgcatttcaaaCCTGTTGCATGTTGGAGCAAGTTTCAGAAGGTTACACTGTATTTCATTGAATTCGTTGCACAATTCAAAAGACCTAACAACAACTATTTCAggtaattatatatagtattaaaacaaatgtattacataaaaagtaaatgtacataactgaattttatttaaaaactcaacTATTAAATTAACAAACGATAAAAGTTGGTACTTATTTCGCTTCATCTTGATGTTAAAGACAGGATAGTAGCAAGGTAGCTTTGGTGATGAGAAGATAGGAGTATTGATGAAGGTGCTCGTTAACGTACGGTTCTAGTTTAACTTAAACAATGTGGACTTGAAAtaacttatttatatttttttctttaataTTTGGTACGTTTTGTGTTGTcgtctattattattattattattatcacattTAGCCTTTTCATCTTTGATTAAACAGCTTGTAAGGAATTCATTTAAACAGGTTTGCTAGTGTTTTCATATAACTCCTTGCTTTAATCTTAAATCATTCCCTCTTCGTATCACTACCACCTTTTTCAAATGGCTATTTGAGATCTATTATTTGAAAGGCATATAAGCTATAAAGCACTATTTAATATGATTTGAGACTGTATAGCTAAACTTTGTAAAGAAGAACTGCAAGCATATGTACTCATTTACAAAACTGCCAAGTCAGATATTTGCACAGATTTTACATCGTACTCGAAAATTGTGTATGTCAACATAGCtgtaagtcaaggtttgactgtatcatGGTTAAAGGGGTGCCCAATAACCAGAACATAGATTGATTTTGAGTAGCAAACTTTTTGGACATGTCAGCTTGACCTCATCAGCTTGACTAGTTCATAGGAGGATAAATTCTCAATGAAACTTATAACAAAACcttcaacaaaatttatttaagttaaaacAATAGCTCTATTAGGTTATTGTGGTGACAAGCAATGTTAGGTTATTGTGGTGACAAGCAATGTAGGTTATTGTGGTGACAACCAATGTTAGGGTAGGCCTATCGTGGTGACAAGCAATGTTAGGTTATTGTGGTGACAAACAATGTTAGGTTATTGTGGTGACAAGCAATATTAGGTTATTGTGGTGACAAGCAATGTTAGGTTATTGTGGTGACAAGCAATGTTAGGTTATGTAAAATCGTCAAGAGAGATCCTCAGTAACATTCAGTAGTTAATATTTTTCGCCTCTTTATTCAATGAAACTCCATCTATGCTATTGGtcaatttttgacaaaaaaggTAACGATGTGCAGGTTCGTGCAGAATAAAGCTTGTTTTATCATTGTGTGAATTAGTGAGTCAGATAATTGCCTTGAAACAATTTGGGTGAGGCAGGACTGGCCAGATGACACTAACACCTCATGATAGGTTTTATGGGATATTCAACCTTTTGTGAACTAGGCATGACTTTACTGTTGAAAATAATAGGGCTGAATGTTATTGTGTTATGATTGTAGCAAACCTGCAGGGTATTTGATTCAGATTGAATGGGGAAAGTTATGGTGCAGAGAAGCATGCCGATGATAAAACGATGTTGTTTCTCACGTAATCTAAGGACTGGTTCAATAGCATGTGGTATCTGGACTTTGGTGAGTGGTGTGATTTCTTCATTGTTGCGCATTGCGCAGACGCACTGTTCATCCAATGTGTGAATAACATTTCGCCATCTCACAGACTTTTGTGGAATATATGCTGTCGTGCTGCTCATTTAGGTCTGGTGCTTTTATTCCTTGGCCACCAGCGTATGGGGCCTAACATATACTAGTGGTAAGTCCGAACCTGATTCTCTCAGCACCGGTGAACTTATACCACCCGAACCACTGACCAATGGGAATACAGGTAGGATACGTTGACGTCTCATACGGCAGCGGACTAACCTTGCACGCACTCTTCCACGGCTTACTGTTGTCATCATGTTAGTTTGTGACCCGCACGCTATTTACTATCTAGATAGTGGAGCCCTAAGAATGTCTTTTCATTGTCTCTCTTATACCTATGAGGAAATTGAAAGTTTTCCATTGATTCTCAATCACCCCATAGATGGATAAAGGGAATTTCACTAACTCTGCATAGCATTAACATATTGCCTTGACATAATTGTGCCACCTGTTGCTAGCCTTCAGCCATCAGCGCCTGATAGGATGCCAAAGTTGAATAGCATTCTACTTATAGACTAGGCATTACTAGCGCGGTTGATTATGCATTACGTTACAAAGTTGCATAGATCTGTCAGTGTTTAGTCAAGCATGCTTTACTCTAAAATTGGTTCATCATGCAATTTGGTGATCATCGGCGCAACGTTATTTTAGCTACATGTCCATTTCTGTCTACCATCATTGTGAATCTATGATTTCAGGGTGGTTATTGTTAGATCTCTTTGCTTACTGGAAATGTGAGGCCCCCATTGGATGTAAAATTTTCTGTATAATTAGAAAATACGCAGctagtttaatattttattagttgttttggtcaaattgttttcttttttattgtgGCATATGATTTGATGAAACCTTTTTGTCTCTAATTCGCAGGTTTGGCTACTCTGGTTTGGATAACACTCTGCGTTTCACTGCCAACATTTTTCTCCTCTATACTTGTCATCGTAGCAGTATTCAAGGTGAGACGATTACGTATCAACGATGTTCTCTTTTGTAGAAAGTGTTGCGTTACTTTCTTTATTAAAGTCAAACCTCGACTTACAATCACTtcataaaatttgagcaaatatttactTCAATTAGAAAAGGATTTTTTAACATCTGTCATACAAAGTCAGTCAAATGTTGCagttttgtaaatgaaaatacaCCGGCTGGTCAAAGGTAAAAATTTCatgtcaaaaatataaaaactgccTCAACTTACTCATTTCATATGTTGCCTAGTTTAAAATAGTGCGGGTTACACCATATATCTCTGTCGCCCTCTCTACCGTTGAAACTGTACTGCGATCACGTCTCTGcggtaatgtaaaaataaaatttgattaccgttactttgtttaatttttaataattgatttTATTCTTTAGTGTTTTGTCCCATTGTTTCatatattgcatttgtttttatacTATATCGTTAAGTAGTTATTATaacaatgttgaaaaaaattaaacaaatcacTTTCTATTCTTACAAAAACTTTGGCTCAAACATACCACCATTTTGACATATGAAGTTATTTTCAGAGCTGAGGTTTGTCTATATCTGCAATGCGATTAGTCACTGAGTTGTTTTTTTGGTGTGTTGTGTCTAGGATTGTATAGCAGTTGCTAAATAACTTCgatgttttacaatatttagacgacttattacaatattacatatttacaCTATGTTCTAGCAGACATTTACTAGGCTCTCGTACGTACATCACTTTAGGGAGTCTAAAGTTTTATCTGAAAAAAGCAGCGATAACGAACAAGTTTGAACGACCACTTCAGTCATGCTAATTTTGGTCTGGTGAACTAACGGGATTGGATGATTCAATGTTTGCAGGTGTAAttgttacttttaatttttagctTTGCTTCATTCTTGTTGGTTATTCACTAAAACAGCAAAGACCAAGGTCTTCACTATTTGCTTGTTAATAGCGTACACAACACCCACTGTATTTCACTAATATCATCATTTATTTGTCAAGAATGCGCTTTGGTCAGACTCCGCTGAGTTTAAATTGCCAGTATTGGTAAGATATGCGCATTTTTGTAGCATTACTTCTTAGTCCAGTAACGGCAATGCTTAGTCGATTTGCTATTGTACGAAGTACACTCTTGCAGCATAACGCACGTCTGATGATACCATGGATGATTATGGTGGCTATACTGCTAGTTCTAGACGCCTCTACGATTATAGCTGATGTCGTCATGGTTGGATTCGAGTCTCATGTTATAGCCGCCCTTTTGATATGGATCATCATTTCTCTCATCAACGTGAGTAACAGACATAACACTAACTCTCACTTTCTTTAATTAATATCTGCTCATGTTTCTAAATGAATTTCTATATCTAATGGTTTCCAAAAACAAAGATTTCAAAGGCTGTAAAGCAACAAGgattaatttacatgtatatttgctgAGGCTACCAATAGTTCGCTAAAACTATGGCTATGGTTCTCCCAACCTCGATTCTACCAACAACGATTCTACTAAATGATACATTGAATGTAAACATGAGCCTCtcatcgatatatatatatatatatatattaagtagAAACAGCTGGTTATCTTACGCTATGTTTAAAAGTAATTCTATGACTAAACATAAATAAGATGAAGTTAAATTGAAAGCCACAAAAAATACTCTacattaataatgataattggAGTAATggattaaaccataactgtcacctACAACCTTTATCaaattttctaggtaaatcagatacgctgattccgattttgtactcaaaataaagattggtccactaaccttcaagtcgtaaaggcttttttaaagcgtttcaatatccgtctataaaacaacacaatcggcacaacaagctccgcccataaagatttgacgtagcctagcttttcaggaacggaagttagggatgtttagttcGATTGAGAATTTTAGAGATGGATgtcttaaaatccattattatctaaattcagcctgtaaaataatctatcttttatgaaaggtagatgaattatttaaaattgctcatagcttgttaaatgatgtttaataggctgaacatcgagaaaaattagctcaaaaaaGTGCGATTTTAttacaagctagcgttgttatcgcgcttttttggagctcattttaaaatatgcgatgctaaatagcttatctaccgttcataaaagacagattattttgaagaCTGAATTTAGATAGTattgggttttaagacacccttctttatcattctaaatcggactaaacatccctaacttccatacctaaaaagctaggctacacATATTTATAGGCGAAGCTTGTTGTACCgtttgtgttgttttcgagaccgacattaaaacactgtaaaaaagccttcattactcggaaagttagtggaccaatctttatatTGAGCACAAAATCGGagtcagcgtgtctgatttacctagagaatacaataaaagttgtacgtgacagttatggtttaacgtGGAAGCTTATCTGGAAAGTCGAATCTGTTTGAACCATGAAACAGATTTGTTGTGgaaataaacatttaatgagTGACATCGAATCACGAAATAGATTTGTTGTGGAAAAAATTCAAGTTTCTGCtttaattatatttcagtactagCTGAATGCTGAAATACCTAATGAATATGAGTAACTTAGGTGGAAAGTTAGATCTTCACTAAAACAACACCCatgttttgggccagcttaacaatcagTTACGTGCAACAGTTAagagtgctagttattaacccccaGCAAGCGCTTGAGCATGAATATCtcaaccaatgtaatgactaattacccaatgaatccaCTGTATTACGTATAGCTTAATGTTAAGTTCACCgcctctagatctggaggtACTGAGATGAAGTCTAGTGCCGTGTAGATCTTTCATTGGtagattttaattgctctagctggacacagggtttaacaaaaagacaaacactgagatttatatataaagatttaTTGGCATCGACTTCAACAAATTGAATCCTGTGACAGGAACTAACGACAACATTCAACTaatgtttgagatatgagctcCTTGCATGGTATGGTTGTCGCacttgccattatttgcagccCATCCTATGATTAAATACTTTGATGCATCATTGGCTAGGAAGGCAAAACAATAAGATCTTTATCTACTTGATGGGGAAGATCATATTCCTCATCAGGTGTCTCTGGCAACCAAGCTATGTGTTGTGATGTgttgatttttcattgctagattttaattgctataactggacacacggtttaacaaaaagacaaacactgagatttataaatatagtttaGCTATTCGATCAAGTTGTTATCATAGCAAAACCTTTAGAATGTGGAATCCATGTTCTTCAACTAATAAAACTATGTTCCAACAACTTGCATATGATAAAAAATGAgcatttttaacttttcattCACACACTTGTGCTTTATAAAATACAGACTTACTTTGTGAGCTGTTTTGAGAACTCACTTTGTGAGAGCAGTGCATATGTTAAAGTTTCAATTTATTTCCTTTTCATTTGTGTGCCATCCAACTAAATAAGTTAATCACACAAATGTAGTTTGAGTTGTATATCAGacagaatttttttatttattagaggGATATATTCACTAGTTTAACTTCGAAGCTGACGTACATGTTAGAGCATTTTTTACGCTGACCTGAAAATTATTACATACGCTTTTACTTTTGTCACGTTGTAGGCTCTTATTTCTAATAAGAAGTTATTGTATTCATTATAGATATACTGTGAATTGTGCGTGATATCACACTATCAGGAGGTAGCTGCAGGCAGGGGCACAGTCCAGCACTATTTTGGCATTCTTCCTACAGCACTAGTAGGTTTTCTTGAAACTTTTAGACACCTTTGAATGGTTTTATGGCTTATGCCGATCGCTAAGAGCACCATTGCCTTATGTACAATCTACTGGCAGTCACACGAATCCTTCCTTCTTTAGCAAGAGAGGACTTTGATTCATCATGAAGACGAGGAGGAAGATGAGGCCTCTCAAGATCTAGATGGCAACTATTTTAGCTTTGAAGCGGTGGTGCCTATAAACAGCCATCATGGATCGACAGACCTGGTAGCGCCTATGAACAGCCATCATGGATCGACAGACATGGTGGTG
This region includes:
- the LOC137405633 gene encoding uncharacterized protein isoform X2, producing the protein MWYLDFGLATLVWITLCVSLPTFFSSILVIVAVFKHNARLMIPWMIMVAILLVLDASTIIADVVMVGFESHVIAALLIWIIISLINIYCELCVISHYQEVAAGRGTVQHYFGILPTALQERTLIHHEDEEEDEASQDLDGNYFSFEAVVPINSHHGSTDLVAPMNSHHGSTDMVVPMNSHRGSTDMVAPMNSHHGSTDMVAPMNSHHGSKDMVAPMNSHHGSTDMVAPMNSHHGSKDMVVPINSHHGSTDMVAPVNSHHGSTDMVAPMNSHHGSTDMVAPMNSHHGSTDMVAPISISTSEGNH
- the LOC137405633 gene encoding uncharacterized protein isoform X1; translation: MGKVMVQRSMPMIKRCCFSRNLRTGSIACGIWTLVWCFYSLATSVWGLTYTSGKSEPDSLSTGELIPPEPLTNGNTGLATLVWITLCVSLPTFFSSILVIVAVFKHNARLMIPWMIMVAILLVLDASTIIADVVMVGFESHVIAALLIWIIISLINIYCELCVISHYQEVAAGRGTVQHYFGILPTALQERTLIHHEDEEEDEASQDLDGNYFSFEAVVPINSHHGSTDLVAPMNSHHGSTDMVVPMNSHRGSTDMVAPMNSHHGSTDMVAPMNSHHGSKDMVAPMNSHHGSTDMVAPMNSHHGSKDMVVPINSHHGSTDMVAPVNSHHGSTDMVAPMNSHHGSTDMVAPMNSHHGSTDMVAPISISTSEGNH